Proteins encoded in a region of the Moritella marina ATCC 15381 genome:
- the trmB gene encoding tRNA (guanine(46)-N(7))-methyltransferase TrmB has product MNTNQQTTQDDAMGNSREITTNQTGLNEHLDEVVLKHLAHKFRKPYRQHTVEAFEQMQAIVAADPRPIIFDSCCGVGESTAKIAQLHPDCLVFGMDKSADRLDRNEQHRHAHQVDGQVYHLFQVDLNDLWRLAVDAGWQLHKHYILYPNPWPKAKHLQRRWHGAAVFPSIIALGGELELRSNWPLYLQEFQRALELAKVDSELQTYTAAEATTPFERKYWASGQTSWQLLAKL; this is encoded by the coding sequence ATGAACACTAATCAGCAAACAACACAAGACGATGCTATGGGTAATTCTCGCGAGATCACCACTAACCAAACAGGCTTGAACGAGCACTTAGACGAAGTGGTGCTAAAGCATTTAGCGCATAAATTCCGTAAACCATACCGTCAGCATACGGTTGAAGCATTTGAACAGATGCAAGCGATTGTTGCAGCAGATCCACGCCCAATTATCTTTGATTCATGCTGTGGTGTAGGAGAAAGTACGGCAAAAATCGCACAACTGCACCCAGACTGTTTAGTATTTGGTATGGATAAGTCTGCAGACCGCTTAGATCGTAATGAGCAGCATCGTCATGCGCATCAAGTGGATGGTCAGGTTTACCATTTGTTCCAAGTTGATTTAAATGATTTATGGCGTTTAGCGGTTGATGCAGGTTGGCAGTTACACAAGCATTATATCTTGTATCCAAACCCATGGCCGAAAGCCAAACATTTACAACGTCGCTGGCATGGCGCCGCGGTATTCCCGTCTATTATCGCTTTAGGTGGTGAATTGGAGTTACGCAGTAACTGGCCGTTGTATTTACAAGAGTTTCAGCGTGCGTTGGAGTTGGCGAAAGTTGATAGTGAATTGCAGACTTATACGGCTGCTGAAGCGACAACGCCGTTCGAACGTAAGTATTGGGCGAGTGGTCAAACTTCATGGCAGTTATTAGCTAAGTTGTAG